The Dasypus novemcinctus isolate mDasNov1 chromosome 20, mDasNov1.1.hap2, whole genome shotgun sequence genome includes a region encoding these proteins:
- the LOC139437059 gene encoding antigen WC1.1-like: LAALLRDSGSQIGGVWSPDSWKTRTCRVGPETLALSQAHPVQWSHCLLFSAGERTTLPPSARGPNPPGSAPIPSIFSLPGILCLILGALLFLVLIILATQLHRWRAEHRALLDYEDALDEALYQEIDYLVKPEKEDLLSSAGNLSGDSVTRLPYYTGDNEEDGNPKSTPEAPGQCVDATGNGYDDVEELPIPEIPPVPEINGNYSFSDERDGARYSQTDASLQSPRETVNPRVEGRGSSLVLGQEEDRGYDDVELSTM, from the exons TTGGCAGCGCTGCTGCGGGACTCTGGCTCCCAGATAGGTGGCGTCTGGTCTCCTGACTCTTGGAAGACAAGAACATGCAGGGTTGGTCCTGAGACCCTAGCGCTCTCCCAGGCCCACCCAGTCCAGTGGTCTCACTGCCTTCTCTTCTCTGCAGGGGAGAGGACCACGTTGCCCCCCAGCGCCAGAG GGCCCAatcctccaggctcagctcccaTCCCCAGCATCTTCTCCCTGCCTGGGATCCTCTGCCTCATCCTGGGGGCCCTGCTCTTCCTGGTCCTCATCATCCTGGCGACTCAGCTGCACAGATGGAGAGCAGAGCACAgag CCTTGCTTGATTACGAAGATGCTCTGGATGAGGCCTTGTACCAAGAGATTGATTACCTCGTAAAACCAGAAAAGGAGGATCTGCTGAGCAGCGCAG GAAACCTGTCTGGTGACTCAGTGACAAGGCTGCCATATTACACAGGGGACAATGAGGAGGATGGAAACCCCAAATCTACCCCAG AGGCTCCAGGGCAATGCGTTGATGCCACAGGAAATGGTTATGATGATGTTGAAGAATTACCTATTCCTGAAATTCCTCCTGTCCCTGAGATAAATGGGAATTATTCTTTCTCAGATGAAAGAGATGGTGCAAGGTATTCCCAGACAG ATGCCTCTCTGCAGTCTCCTAGAGAAACTGTCAACCCTAGGGTGGAAGGCAGAGGTTCCTCATTGGTCCTGGGGCAAGAGGAAGATCGTGGGTATGATGATGTTGAACTTAGCACCATGTAG